The following are encoded together in the Zingiber officinale cultivar Zhangliang chromosome 8A, Zo_v1.1, whole genome shotgun sequence genome:
- the LOC122011270 gene encoding uncharacterized protein LOC122011270, whose product MGDHSRTMKKLAAPDEAFKYSCITYPTLAGDFELRSGLIHLLPKYQGLSGEDPNRHLHEFHVVCSTMKPQGISEEDIKLRAFPFSLTGAAKDWLYYLPPGFITSWIDMKKAFLEKFFPASRTATIRKSICGIQQVVGETLYDYWERFKKLCASCPQHQISEQLLVQYFYEGLLPMDRSMIDAAAGGALVNKTPEQARELISNMAENSQQFGSRALTTRGVGEVQMVSNEQKEIKNSLIELTSLVKQLTLNNATQSSVVPNMQFPFKQSLVCSICSSQDHLSELCPNLHQDESLAAFSRAQFQQKNDPHSSTYNPGWRDHPNLKYGNSFYQQPFSNQHFSHTSGNFQQPQQGFQQQNQNFQHHYHPANQFQQSFQPSQQFQNQNQHYQFQNQNFQQG is encoded by the coding sequence ATGGGTGATCATAGCAGAACAATGAAGAAGCTTGCAGCTCCTGATGAGGCTTTCAAGTATTCATGCATCACTTATCCAACTCTAGCTGGTGATTTTGAGCTGAGATCTGGACTGATTCATTTGCTTCCAAAATATCAAGGATTATCTGGAGAAGACCCAAACAGACATTTGCATGAATTCCATGTGGTTTGTTCAACCATGAAGCCACAAGGAATTTCAGAAGAGGATATTAAGCTAAGGGCTTTTCCATTTTCACTTACAGGAGCAGCgaaagattggttgtattatttGCCACCAGGATTCATCACTTCTTGGATTGATATGAAAAAGGCTTTCTTGGAGAAATTCTTTCCAGCCTCAAGGACTGCAACTATTAGGAAAAGCATCTGTGGGATTCAACAAGTGGTGGGAGAGACACTTTATGATTATTGGGAGAGATTCAAGAAACTATGTGCAAGTTGTCCTCAACACCAAATCAGTGAGCAGTTATTAGTCCAATACTTCTATGAGGGTTTATTACCTATGGACAGAAGTATGATAGATGCAGCAGCTGGAGGAGCTTTAGTGAACAAAACTCCAGAGCAAGCACGAGAGCTTATTTCGAACATGGCTGAAAATTCACAGCAATTTGGAAGTAGAGCACTCACTACTAGAGGAGTTGGTGAAGTTCAAATGGTTTCAAATGAACAAAAGGAGATAAAGAATTCATTGATTGAATTAACTTCATTGGTGAAGCAATTAACCTTGAACAATGCTACTCAGTCTTCTGTTGTTCCTAATATGCAATTTCCATTCAAACAAAGTTTAGTTTGTAGCATTTGTTCGAGTCAAGATCATCTTTCAGAACTTTGTCCGAATCTCCATCAAGATGAGTCTTTAGCAGCTTTCTCTAGAGCTCAATTCCAACAAAAAAATGATCCTCACTCTTCCACATACAATCCAGGGTGGAGAGATCATCCAAATTTGAAGTATGGAAATTCATTCTATCAACAACCATTTTCAAATCAGCATTTTAGCCATACTTCCGGTAATTTCCAGCAACCTCAGCAAGGGTTCCAGCAGCAGAATCAAAATTTCCAGCACCATTATCATCCTGCAAATCAATTCCAGCAATCATTTCAGCCTTCTCAACagtttcaaaatcaaaatcagcattatcaatttcaaaatcagaaTTTCCAGCAAGGGTAG
- the LOC122010285 gene encoding patatin-like protein 2, translating into MASDGTDPAISDSKPPPSLGKRITVLSIDGGGVRGLIPATIIDFLESELQKLDGPDARIADYFDVISGTSTGGLVATMLAAPGENNKPLFAAKDVVQFYLDHSPKIFPQQRSPFLSSALNFVGALAGPKYNGKYLRSKIQELLGNTKLSQTLTNIVIPTFDIKISQPIIFSTYETEKNPLKNALLSDICISTSAAPTYLPGHYFETQDDQGTTKRFNLIDGGVAANNPTLSAMSQVTKQILKSNTDFKSYEPVDYSRFLVLSIGTGTPKKAENYSAQMSARWGLLGWLYNGGNTPIIDIFSQASSEMVDIHLAHVFEAHDSEDRYLRIQDDTLTGDSTSVDKSTEKNLQNLVEIGKKLLEKPVSRVNLETGHSEPVVDGKGETTSNRDRLVYFAKKLSNEKKRRQENLASVA; encoded by the exons ATGGCGAGCGATGGAACTGATCCGGCCATCTCCGACTCAAAGCCTCCGCCATCCCTCGGGAAGAGGATCACCGTCCTTTCCATCGACGGCGGCGGTGTTCGCGGGCTGATCCCCGCGACGATCATCGACTTCCTTGAATCAGAACTGCAG AAACTCGACGGGCCTGATGCGAGAATAGCGGACTACTTCGACGTGATCTCCGGCACGAGCACCGGTGGCCTTGTCGCCACCATGCTCGCCGCTCCCGGAGAGAATAACAAACCACTGTTCGCCGCCAAGGACGTTGTTCAGTTCTATTTGGATCACAGTCCCAAGATTTTTCCACAGCAAAG gTCTCCGTTCCTGAGTTCAGCACTGAACTTTGTGGGTGCTCTCGCTGGACCAAAATACAATGGCAAGTATCTTCGCTCAAAGATTCAGGAACTCTTAGGCAACACAAAATTAAGTCAAACTTTGACCAACATCGTCATCCCTACTTTTGACATCAAAATTTCTCAACCCATCATCTTCTCCACTTATGAg ACGGAGAAGAACCCGTTGAAGAACGCTCTTCTGTCGGACATCTGCATCAGCACCTCCGCCGCCCCCACATACCTCCCGGGGCATTACTTTGAAACCCAAGACGATCAAGGAACGACGAAGAGGTTCAACCTCATCGACGGCGGCGTGGCGGCAAATAACCCA ACGTTATCGGCCATGAGCCAAGTGACGAAGCAGATACTGAAATCGAACACGGATTTCAAGTCGTACGAACCGGTCGACTACAGTCGGTTTCTGGTGCTCTCGATCGGGACCGGAACACCTAAAAAGGCGGAAAATTATAGCGCACAGATGAGCGCTCGATGGGGCTTGCTCGGGTGGTTGTACAACGGAGGAAATACTCCCATCATCGACATTTTCTCCCAGGCGAGCTCAGAGATGGTGGATATCCATCTAGCACATGTTTTTGAGGCACATGACAGTGAAGACCGTTACCTTCGCATACAG GACGATACTTTGACTGGCGATTCGACTTCCGTGGATAAGTCGACGGAGAAGAACTTGCAGAATTTGGTGGAGATCGGGAAGAAACTGCTGGAGAAGCCGGTGTCGAGGGTGAACCTGGAGACAGGACATTCGGAGCCGGTGGTGGATGGGAAGGGAGAGACCACATCGAACAGGGATCGACTCGTCTACTTCGCCAAGAAGTTGTCAAATGAGAAGAAGCGTCGGCAGGAGAATTTGGCTTCCGTTGCGTGA